In Candidatus Methylomirabilis tolerans, the genomic window TCCGACCTGCGGCACGGACGGCAATCCATCCTGACCGTGATCCGTACCTGGCGAATGGCATTGGTAACCGAAGCGTGGGCCCAGGACGATCTCTCGCGGCGGATTACGCAGGAGATTAAGGGGTATCCGGAGGTCATCGCCGCGTACAAGGGGATCGGCCAGCGACTCGCCCGGATGAATCAGCTCCGAGATCAGGGGTTAGTGGGTGAGGGAAAAGATGGGAAGGCGGTCTTACGCGCGAATCCCCCCCAGGTCGGCGAAGCGGAAGTTGCGTTGCTACAGGAGGAAAACAGGGACCGGGAGGTAGTGATC contains:
- a CDS encoding YdbL family protein — protein: SDLRHGRQSILTVIRTWRMALVTEAWAQDDLSRRITQEIKGYPEVIAAYKGIGQRLARMNQLRDQGLVGEGKDGKAVLRANPPQVGEAEVALLQEENRDREVVINGMARAILKLTKQEGTSANLARVRTEAADTFASIRRDAAHQGWWIQLPNGSWNRK